The DNA window GACCGGCGAGCTCCAACGGGAGCAGGAGATTCTGCTCGGCGGTGAGCGTCGGGAGCAGGTTGAACGACTGGAACAGGAAGCCCACGCGTTCGCGCCGGAGCTTGGTGAGCTGGTTGTCGTTGAGCTTGGTGAGGTCGGTGTCGCCGATCCGGACGCTGCCGCTGGTGACCTCGTCGAGCCCGGCGAGGCAGTGCATGAGCGTGGACTTGCCGGACCCGGACGGTCCCATGATCGCGGAGAAGCGGCCGGCCTCGAACCCGACGGTCACCCCGTCGAGGGCACGGACAGCGGTGGGACCGGAGCCGTAGATCTTGACGACGTCGCTGGTACTCGCGGCGATCCGCGCAGTCGTTTCGGTTGCCGGCGCAGGGGGCATCGGCGCAGGGGTTCTGTTCACTTGCCAGACGCTAAGGCTCGGGCGGGGTCGGCAGCGTCAGCCTCACGTGGGGGATCAGGTCCCCCTCGCGGCGGACCCCATGCGACCTCCGGCGTACGGCCGGCCCCTTCCGCCCCCTCCCCGTTTGAATGAAGGGCACCTTCATTCGAACCTATTGAATGAAGGTGCCCTTCATTCAAACGCGGTGCGGCCGGAACCAGACAGGTAAGTTGCAGAGACCGCTACTGGTTATTACAGTGCCAAGCACCGTGAAGACGATTCGACTCGCCCGATCCCTGCCCGACGCGGTCCAGCTGTTGCTCGTCAACACGTTCGGCATCGCGCTGGGCTTCTACCTCCTCTTTCCCTACCTCGCGATCTACCTCCGCGACAACCTCCAGCTCGCCGCCGCGGTCGTCGGCGCGGTCCTCGGGCTCCGCGTCCTCTGCCAGCAGGGCCTCACGCTCGTCGGAGGTACGCTCGCCGACCGGATCGGGCACCGGCCGATGATCATCGCCGGCTGCGCACTCCGCACGGTCGCGTTCGCGATGTTCGCGGTCTTCGACAATGTCGCTGGCCTGATCGCCGCCTCGATGCTCGTCGGGTTCGCCGGCGCGCTGTTCAGCCCGGCCTCGCGTGCGTACCTCGCCATCGCCGCGGGCGAGAAGCGGCTGGACGCGTTCGCCCTGCAGAACATCGCCATGACGGTCGGCGCCCTAGCCGGCCCGCTGATCGGCAGCGTGCTCGTCGCGATCGACTTCCGCTGGACTGCCGGTGGCTCGGCCGCTGTCTTCGGCATCCTCACGATCTGGCAGCTGTTCAAGCTGCCCGCCCACCACGTCGACAAGGACACCGGCTCGACCCTCGCGTCCTGGCGAGAAGTCCTGCAGAACAAGGCGTTCCTCGGCTTCGCGCTCGCGACCAGCGTGCTGTTCCTGTTCTACAACCAGTTCTATCTCGCGTTGCCGCTCGAGGCGACGCGCGTCACCGGCTGGACCGGCGCGACGAGCGGCGTGTTCATCGTGTCGACGATCGTCACGTTGCTCGCCCAGGTACGGCTGATCCGCTGGCTCAACCGCCGCGCCAGCCCCGGTACGGCTGTCGCGCTCGGGCTGGCGATCATCGGAGTCTCGTTCGTCCCACTGGCGTTGAGCATGGCGTTCATCGGCGACGACCATTCGCTCTGGGCCGCGATCCCGGTCGCGCTCGCCGCGATCGGGCTGACGCTCGGTCTCGACATCGCCCAGCCGTTCACGCAGGAGCTCGTCGTCGGCTTCGCCCGGCCCGCCCTCACCGGCACCTATCTCGGCATGTTCGGCACGGCGTCGGGCATCACCACCGCGCTCGGCAACACCGGCATCGGCGCTGTCGAGGACCTCGGCCGCGGCTGGTCAGTGCCCTGGCTCAGCGCGGCCGGGCTGTTCGTGGTCGCGTTGGGAACGGCGTTCGCCGTCTTCCGCATGCACCGGCGCGGAAAGCTGTCAGGGACGGCGGAAAGCCCGCAGGACGGGCAGAGCGCGACCGCCGAAGTCGAACATGGTGAGGTTGTCGTTCGGGGTCCCGGCCTCTCCGGGAGCCCAGGGGACGCCGGGAACCCAACCGGGCTCCCAGTCGAAGAAACCGAGCCCGCGCCCACGCGGAACTCCTAGCAGGATCTTCCGCAGTCGTTCGAAGAACGCGGCCTGACCCGCCGGCGTGGCGGGGTACGTCGCCTCGTCGGGCAGCGGCTCCGGGCCGGGGTAGAAGTTGCCGAGCGCGTCGCCGTTCGCCCTGGTCCAGGGATAGGCGGTCTCGACCACCACGAGGTCCTTGCGATAGCGCGGTGCGAGGTCGTGCAGGTTGGCCTCGAGGTCGGCGAGCGAGCCGTGCCAGATAGGGTAGTACGACTGGCCGATCAGGTCGAACGGAACGCCGTACTCCTCCATGTGGTCGAAGAACCAGCGCGACGCGCCGTTGTCGCCGCCCTTGTCGATGTGCAGCATGATCTTTGGTCTGCGGCCGCGCGGGGCTCCGGCGAGGGCGCCGGCCGCGCCGGCCTTGAGCAGCGTGGTGAACGCCGGCCACTGCTCCGGCCGGCCGTCGGTCGGGTACAGCTCGCCGACCGGATGCAGCATGCCGTTCGTGATCTCGTTGCCGACCTGGACCATGTCCACCGGCGTGCGTTGTGCGGCGAACGCGGCGACAACGTCCTTGGTGTACTGGCGAATCGTCGCGGCGAGCGTCGGCAGATCCTGGCCCCGCCACGCGACCGGCGTGGGCTGCTTGCCCGGATCCGCCCAGAAGTCGGAGTAGTGCAGGTTGAGCAGGATCTTCAGCCCCGCCCGCTTCGCCCGCCGTCCGAGCGTGAGGGCGGACGCGAGATTGCTGTACCCCGCTGGGGGATTGGTCCACACCCGAAGACGAACGTGCGTCCCACCACGGCGGGCGAGGATCTGTTCGATCGGCCGTACTCGGCCGTCCAGATCGCGCAGCCGGATCCCGAGATCCTCAGTCTGCAAGGTCAATCCGATGTCCGCGCCCCTGACGGAGAGCGCCCTGCCCCCGCCTGCCTGGGCCGGTGCCTGAGCGAGACCGATCGTCGACGCGGTGAGGGCCGAGCCGAGCAAGACTCGTCGAGAGATCGCGCGCATGGAAGTCTCCTCTGTGAGCGGTCACAGACACTGTGCGCCTCGTGGTTGTGCGCAGGCAAGACTTGGCCGACACTGGTCGACGATGAACGCTGTGAACGGTCACACACCGGCGCATCCCAAGTCGAGGGGCGCCGCGCGACGGGCCGCGCGCCGACGGCCGACGATCGACGACGTCGCCGCAGTCGCCGGGGTGTCTCGCGGCACGGTGTCGCGAGCGCTCAACGGCGGCCGGTACGTCAGCCCGTCCTCCCTCGCGGCGGTCGAGCGAGCCGTGCGCGACATCGGCTACACGGTGAACGTCAACGCTCGCAGCCTGGTCACGAACCAGTCCAACACGGTCGCGTTCGTGCTCTCGGAGGCGCCGGAGCACCTGTTCAACGACCCGAACCTCGGCGTACTGCTGCTCGCGTGCACCAAGGCCCTCGCCGACCACGACTTCAGCCTGATCCTGATGATCGCCGAGAGCGCGACCGCGCGGGACCGGACGCTGCGGTACGTCCGCGGCGGGCACGTCGACGGCGTACTGCTGATCTCGACGCACGGCGGCGACCCGATCCTGTCCGCGCTCGAGCACGGCAACGTTCCCGCGGTCGCGTGCGGGCGACCGCTCGACGTCGCGATCCCGTACGTCGCCGCCGACGACCGCGAGGGCGCGCGGCAGCTCACCCGCTACCTGCGCGAGCGGGGCTGCTCGCAGATCGGGACCATCGCGGGACCCCAGGACACCGCCGGCGGCATCGACCGGCTCGCCGGCTTCCGCGACGTGCTCGGGCGGAAGGCGGTCAAGCGCCTCGTCGCGTACGCGCCCGACTTCGGCCACGCGGCCGGCGAGGCGGCGATGACCGAGCTGCTGGAACGAAACCCCCACCTGGACGGGGTCTTCGCCGCCTCCGACCAGCTCGCCTCCGGAGCCTTGGCGACGCTGCGCCGGGCCGGCCGCCGCGTCCCCGACGACGTGGCGGTGGGCGGCTTCGACGACACCAGCGTCGCGGCGACCACCGACCCACCGCTGACCACCGTCCGGCAGCCGCTGGACCAGGTCGCGAAAGAGCTCGTCGAAGTGCTGCTCGGCCTGATCCGCCGCCAGCCGATGTCGTCCCGGGTCCTGCCCACCGAGCTAGTGGTGCGGCACTCCGCCTAGCGTGCTCTCGCGCTCGATCAGCGTGAAGTCCGCGACCACCTGCCGCGCCGGGCGGTCGACGCCGGCGATGCGGTCGGTCAGCAGTTCGAGCGCCGTACGGACGATGCCGGGCTTGTCCGGCGCGATCGTCGACAGCGACGGGGTGCCGAGCCGGGCGGCCTCGATGTCGTCGATGCCGACGACCGCGACGTCCTCGGGTACGCGCAGTCCCCGCGACGTCAGCGCACGAATCACGCCGAGCGCGGCCCGGTCGTTGAACGCGAAGACAGCGTCGATGTCCTTCGCGCGCTCGAGCAGGTCGTCGACCGCCGCGGCCACGGCCTCCGGCGTGTGGTCGCCGACGGGATGCGCGACGAGGGCAGGGTCGAACGGCAACCCGTTCTCGACAAGCCCTCGCTCGTATCCCTCGTTCCGCCGCCCCGGCTCCAACGGTCCGCTCCGCTTTCGCGGCGCACCGACCGCCGCGATCCGCCGCCGGCCGAGACCGACCAGATGCGCGACCGCGGCCTGAGCGGCCGCCCGGCTGTCGATCGCCACGCTGTCGGCGGTCGGCACCCGCCGCTCGCCGAGCAGGACCAGCGGCGTCTTGTCCACGCGCGCCCGAAGGAACGGCGCGGAGATCGACCACGGCTGCAGGATCATCCCGTCGAGCAGCTGGCTGCGAAACCCCTCGGCAACGAGCTTCTCCCGCTCGGGGTCGCCGTCCGTGGCGTCGATCAGCACCGTGAGGTCGCGTGCCGCCGCCTCCTTCACCACCAGGTGGGCGATCTCGGCGAAGTACGGGCTGCTCAGGTTCGGCAGCGCGAGCGCGATCACACCGGTGCGGCCGCGACGCAGGTTGCGGGCGGCGATGTTCGGCCGGTAGTCGAGGTCGGCCATCGCTCGTTCGACCCGGCCCCTGGTCTCGTCGGTGAGATAGCGGTAGCCGTTGAGCACGTTCGAGACCGTCTTGATGGACACGCCAGCCAGCTTCGCGACGTCCTTGATGGTGGCAGGCATGGTTCGTCCCACGTTATAGGTTCAGCCGGGAGAACCGGACGTATTCGAACGATGCGGTCAGCTCGTCGGCACTCTCGATCCCATAGGCGGCGAGGCCGATTCTCGGCGTCGCGCCCGCGGGCAGGACGCGTGCGCCGTGCCAGATCCAGTGCCGGCCGTTCGTACTCGTCGCCGCCCGGTAGCGGTGCTCACCGGTCGCGTCGTCGACCGTGTGCAGCAGCCGCAGCCACATCGTGTCCGCGGTCGGTCCGACCTGCGCACCGCCGGAGACCACGCCGGTCCCCCACGGCAGCTCGGTGCCGAAGTCGACCAGCCGGCTGTGGTTGTGCGCCGCGTACGTGAAGTTGACGTAGTGATCGTCGTTGCCGTACATGACGACGCCGGCCTGCGGCCAGCCGAGCGGCACGCTGTCACCGAACGGGACGGTGACCTTCGTCTCGAGCGCCCAGTCCCCCGCCGGCGCGTCGGTCAACAGCACCGACGCGGAGTCGTCGGGGTTCGGGCGCCGGTCGACGAGGTCCGCGCGTTGAACGGCGAACCGCAGTTGGCCGTTCGCCACGGTCGCGGCCGGCGTACGTTGCCACGACCAGCGCGGTCCGAGCGCGCCCTTGAACTCCTCGTCGAGCTCGCGCAGCGGACGGCCGAGCCGCGGATCGGGCTCCTGATGCGTGACCGGCTGGAACAGCCTCGCCACGGTGACGTCGTCGAACGCGGCACCAGGTGCCTTCGCCGACAGGCCAACGCGCAGCGGGCCGTCGCCAGGCAAGGTCGCATTGACAGTGGCGAGCACGTCGCCGAGACCGGCATCGGAGACCTCGGCGGTGACCTGCCGGCCACGGATCCGTACGTCGAGCTGATGCCAACCCTCGTTGGCGAAACGCGGCGGCAGCGCCACCCGCACCGAGCGATGGCCGCGCTCGAGCACGAAGCCAGCGGCACCGCGCACCATTCCGCGCAGGCGTACGTCGCCCTCGACTCGCCTGTTGGCGAAGAGCGTTCCGCCCAGACTCTCCAGGAATCCGCCGGCCGGCTCGCGCGAGAGAGTCCAGCCGGCACCATCAGCCCACTGCTCGCCGGGCGAAGTGCCGGACTCGAAGCTGTCCGCGATCCACGCGTCGGCCACCGGCGCCGGCAGCGGCCCGTCCTGGATACCGCGGCCCGCGTTCGCCGTCGGCCAGCCGCGGATCCAGTCCAGCCGGCTGATCACGAGCTGCCGGTTGTTCGCGGTCCCCTGGTAGTACGGGCGATAGCGGTCGATCGCATGACTCACCAGCCACTGCTGGCCAGCGAGATCGGCGGTGACCGAGGTGTGTCCGACGCTGACCCAGCGGTTGCCGTTCGGCACCTGGACGGGCGTGCCGCCGCCCTTCTGGTCCAGCACGGACACCCCGTCCCTGCTGAGGAACGGGCCGCGCGGACTCTTCGACCGAGCGACGTGCACCGGGTACGCCGACGCGGCGCCGTTGCAGCAGCCGCCGATGACGGACAGGAACAGGTAGTAGTAGCCGTCGCGGAACACCAGGTCCGCGGCCTCGTACCGATCCGACGGCGTCAGCTGGGTCCGTTCGCCGACCGCCGTCAGCCCGTCCGGCGACAGCTTCACCACGCGGACGCCGCCGTTGACCGAGCCGTAGTAGAGATACCGGTCGCCGTTCGCGGTGGCGATGATGTCGGGGTCGATCACGTTCCGCCAGGCGGTCTGGCCGGGTCGCGGCTCGTACGTCTCCGGGCCTGTGACGTACGCGCCGGAGTCCGTCCACGGACCGGCCGGATGCGGCGCGGTGGCCACCCCGATCGCGCGCCAGTGGGTGTCGGTTCCGACGTTGACCACGTAGGAGTAGTAGAGGACGTACCGGCCACCGAAGTACTCGATGTCCGGCGCCCAGTACATCCGCCGGGCCGCGTCGCCGTACCCGTCGTAGCGGGGCTCGGTCTGCGGGGTGAAGACGTCGCCGACGTACTCCCACGTCGTCAGGTCCCGCGACCGGATGATCTTCATCAGGCGGTACGTGTCGCCGGCCTGCTTCGGGTCGGCGGTGGCGTACGCGTACCAGTAGCCGTCGCGCCCGCGGATGATCGAGGGGTCGGCGAAGTTCGGCGACGCCTCGTCGGCCACCGGGTTGGTGTAGACGGGTTGCTCAGCGGCCACAACTCCCGCGTTCGGCAACAACGCAAGGAGAAGCGCACCTACTACGAGGACCACACGCACGCGCGTCATCGCGATCTCCTACTTGTACTGGTCGAGCGTGTAGTCGGCGCCTGGCTTCCAGTCGGGGAACGCGTAGTCGTCGAGGCTCACCTCGGCGCCCTTCGCCTGCGCGGCCTTGATCGCACGTTCCCGCTCGGCGCTGCTGTCGTCGCTCAGTTTCTTCAACGCGGCTTTGACATCCGGCACGTCTCCGGTGAACGCACCTTGGATGATCGTGCCCAGGTTGGGTTCCACCGGCTTCGTCTCGACCTGGACCTTGGTGATCGCGACGTTCTTCACCACAGGGGTCGGCGCGAGGAAGACGGTGTCGCGGAACCAGCCGATGAGCTTCTTGTACTCCGCATGGGCGGTGGACTTCTCGACCGCGTCGAGGTCACGCGGCGGCTGCGACATCGTGTTGGCGACCTCGACCGAGTAGTCCGGCGTGGTGAAGTAGTCGCTGAGCAGCTTGTTGGCCGCCTCGGCGTGCTTCGACTTCGGCGTGAGCCAGTAGTCACCGCTCTGCGGGCCGTGGTACGTCCGT is part of the Tenggerimyces flavus genome and encodes:
- a CDS encoding glycoside hydrolase family 53 protein; translated protein: MRAISRRVLLGSALTASTIGLAQAPAQAGGGRALSVRGADIGLTLQTEDLGIRLRDLDGRVRPIEQILARRGGTHVRLRVWTNPPAGYSNLASALTLGRRAKRAGLKILLNLHYSDFWADPGKQPTPVAWRGQDLPTLAATIRQYTKDVVAAFAAQRTPVDMVQVGNEITNGMLHPVGELYPTDGRPEQWPAFTTLLKAGAAGALAGAPRGRRPKIMLHIDKGGDNGASRWFFDHMEEYGVPFDLIGQSYYPIWHGSLADLEANLHDLAPRYRKDLVVVETAYPWTRANGDALGNFYPGPEPLPDEATYPATPAGQAAFFERLRKILLGVPRGRGLGFFDWEPGWVPGVPWAPGEAGTPNDNLTMFDFGGRALPVLRAFRRP
- a CDS encoding family 43 glycosylhydrolase, which codes for MTRVRVVLVVGALLLALLPNAGVVAAEQPVYTNPVADEASPNFADPSIIRGRDGYWYAYATADPKQAGDTYRLMKIIRSRDLTTWEYVGDVFTPQTEPRYDGYGDAARRMYWAPDIEYFGGRYVLYYSYVVNVGTDTHWRAIGVATAPHPAGPWTDSGAYVTGPETYEPRPGQTAWRNVIDPDIIATANGDRYLYYGSVNGGVRVVKLSPDGLTAVGERTQLTPSDRYEAADLVFRDGYYYLFLSVIGGCCNGAASAYPVHVARSKSPRGPFLSRDGVSVLDQKGGGTPVQVPNGNRWVSVGHTSVTADLAGQQWLVSHAIDRYRPYYQGTANNRQLVISRLDWIRGWPTANAGRGIQDGPLPAPVADAWIADSFESGTSPGEQWADGAGWTLSREPAGGFLESLGGTLFANRRVEGDVRLRGMVRGAAGFVLERGHRSVRVALPPRFANEGWHQLDVRIRGRQVTAEVSDAGLGDVLATVNATLPGDGPLRVGLSAKAPGAAFDDVTVARLFQPVTHQEPDPRLGRPLRELDEEFKGALGPRWSWQRTPAATVANGQLRFAVQRADLVDRRPNPDDSASVLLTDAPAGDWALETKVTVPFGDSVPLGWPQAGVVMYGNDDHYVNFTYAAHNHSRLVDFGTELPWGTGVVSGGAQVGPTADTMWLRLLHTVDDATGEHRYRAATSTNGRHWIWHGARVLPAGATPRIGLAAYGIESADELTASFEYVRFSRLNL
- a CDS encoding LacI family DNA-binding transcriptional regulator yields the protein MNAVNGHTPAHPKSRGAARRAARRRPTIDDVAAVAGVSRGTVSRALNGGRYVSPSSLAAVERAVRDIGYTVNVNARSLVTNQSNTVAFVLSEAPEHLFNDPNLGVLLLACTKALADHDFSLILMIAESATARDRTLRYVRGGHVDGVLLISTHGGDPILSALEHGNVPAVACGRPLDVAIPYVAADDREGARQLTRYLRERGCSQIGTIAGPQDTAGGIDRLAGFRDVLGRKAVKRLVAYAPDFGHAAGEAAMTELLERNPHLDGVFAASDQLASGALATLRRAGRRVPDDVAVGGFDDTSVAATTDPPLTTVRQPLDQVAKELVEVLLGLIRRQPMSSRVLPTELVVRHSA
- a CDS encoding LacI family DNA-binding transcriptional regulator, with the protein product MPATIKDVAKLAGVSIKTVSNVLNGYRYLTDETRGRVERAMADLDYRPNIAARNLRRGRTGVIALALPNLSSPYFAEIAHLVVKEAAARDLTVLIDATDGDPEREKLVAEGFRSQLLDGMILQPWSISAPFLRARVDKTPLVLLGERRVPTADSVAIDSRAAAQAAVAHLVGLGRRRIAAVGAPRKRSGPLEPGRRNEGYERGLVENGLPFDPALVAHPVGDHTPEAVAAAVDDLLERAKDIDAVFAFNDRAALGVIRALTSRGLRVPEDVAVVGIDDIEAARLGTPSLSTIAPDKPGIVRTALELLTDRIAGVDRPARQVVADFTLIERESTLGGVPHH